A segment of the Phaenicophaeus curvirostris isolate KB17595 chromosome 20, BPBGC_Pcur_1.0, whole genome shotgun sequence genome:
GAACTAGTACTGTGCAAGGAGAGATTGTCACTACAAACGCCTCTTCCAGGCTGGATTTGGGGCCCGTTGTCTCGGTCTCCTAACGGAAGTCAGCTCCTTGTGCTCACTGGTCTCGTTTCCTTGGCACCAAAGGGTAGCGTTCACCTCGCTAACAGCAGTGCTGCAGTTTGAGCTTCTGACGCGCGCCTCTGTCGGGGCGATTCCAGCTTCTGTGGCCGAGCGCTGGAGTGGAGTCACTGGACACGGAGAAGCTTCCTTGCCTCCCTCTGGAAAGCAAGGCTGAAACCCAGTGTTGGCAGTACTGTACCGGGTCTGGAAGGCCTTTCAGAGAACGGGAGTGGGAGCTTTAACCAAAAACACAATCTGCCTTGCCTTGTTATACTGACATAACTGACAGTTCACATCCTTTCATATCACTGTGTATCTTTGGTGCGCGTATCCTGGCCTGCAGTCCCCAGGGCTGCACCTTGATGATGAGTATTTAATTTGAGAGCACAACTTTAGAGTTGtctgattttacttttcttaaagaaaaataatatgtaAAATGGTCTTAATTACAGTACCTAATACTCAGTCGCCTTTAAACTGAACCCGTTAGCCTGTCTGTAGGTTGTGAGCATCGGGAAGAAGGGGTAGGagctattttaaatttttaaagctgaatCCCAGGTATTGTCAATGCACACTGAGAAtaccttttatttaaaagatataaTAATCTACTGGCAAGGGGTGGAGAATGGTGGTACTAAacactttgatttttatttttctccaaagtCTCCTAGCAGCAGGTTTTCAGAACCAGCGTCTGCCTCCTCAGTTGTGGGTCTCTGTACTTCAAAAACTGCTGCTTAAGAACGGTTTTGAATATGTAGTAGGGCTGTAACCGTGTCCTCACTGTGTGGTACGGGGATCGCTACTCagggggtttggttttggaggCAAGATTCAACTCTTGCTGATCCTGATCCCAGCagctttccttcccccttcAGCAGAGGGGACTGAGGCGCCACTGGCCTCAGAGGGGAAGCACAGTTTGGCCCGTGGTTATCAACACCACCATGAAAATGGGAAGCAGCAGCGAGTTTGATTCCCTAAAAGGAGACGTTTCTTCAAAAAGCTGCGTATGTATGGAGTTAGATGAGCAGGCCGCGGTTCTAGCAGCTCTCGTACAAGGTTTGTGTTACTAACAGTCCTTCCATTAAATATATTCAAGGCAATTTGAGCTGTCCTGGTGGAGATGCTGTTGCTGTTCAGGTTTGACTTTGCTGGGACAAAGCAGAGGCAGGATCACCCTCTTGGGTCTGGCATTTTCTCCTCCAAGGTCTTTCTCTGTGGAATGGCCCTTTACTCTGGCCTGTTTCTGTGGGAACCGAGTTCTGCCTCTCCCCATGCCGGATCCGAGGGCTGGTTCTGGGAACAGCTGGCAGTGGGAGCGCTCACACAGAGGCGGATGTGTGATTTGGAACTGGTGCGTCACTGGCTGCTTCCGAGTGAGCCGCACGTAGGAGTTAGTGAAAAACAAATCACCGAACTTGTGTGATCCAAGACCTTTATTGACACAGCAGGCACTTCACACCGCAACCAGCCCCACGTTCCCTTCAGTCCTTCCACAACACGTACAACTCCGCTGCTTCCAAGGACGCTTCCCCTGCCCGTCAGCTGCCAGGATTCCCGTGGGCCAAGGACACAGCCGCTTCCTCCACAAGCAGCGCACGCAGGACCTCTACCACCACACCCAAAATACCTGTTCTTGCACAGTGAGAGGAGTGGCTGTGCCGCCTCCCTGCCTTTAAAGAGGGGAGCAGAAGGTCTTTGCTCTGGTATTTGACTGTCGGAATACGCGGGGACAACTTTACTCTTCCCCCACCTTAAAGGCCAGCAACATTCCACGAGGTTTCTGTATCATTTCAGTCTCTTAAAACAGAGGGACTGGTGTCTCTTCAGCCAAGCCTGGAGCGGGTCGCCGTCCTCTACACCGTCCTCCTTGCTGTGAGGACTCGGACTATGGAGCCCAGGCCCCCTGCCGCTAGTGcctgggggacaggagggaggtGTGACAGGGAGGCACCGCACAGGGGGCATCGCAGAACCACAGCTGCTACGTGTTTGGCAGCAGCAGCGGAGCACGTGGCTCTTCAAAAACTGAgtgttcccagcagcagcctgggctgcgccacctcctgctgccccttTCCTCACCACaactgcagggctggggctgcgccTCCTGCAGCGTCTCTGCAGGGCCCTGGCCCTCCTCTGCTGCCAAACTCCGTGCACACACGCCAGCCCCCCTGGACAGCACATCCTCCCAGTGCTTTGTGGGGCTGAGCCCCTGCCACCAAGAGCTCCTCAGGGAGCCTCTCGGGAAGCGCAGACAGGGACCCTGCGGAGCAGCTGAGCCGCACGCCCCAAACGCACCTTTTCGTGCCACTGGAGCAGGATCGCGCTGCTGTTCTCCGTTGGCTTCTCAAACCCCTTATAGATGTACTTCATCAACAGATCCACGTCGTTGCGGTCCAAGGAATTCACCGCCTCTTCTATTTCGCTGCTCTTAAAGGCGGTGAGCACTCTCAGCATggttccctgtgcctgctcctgccaggACACAGGGAGGGCAACTTGGGAACCAGTGAAGCTGGAAACTACTCCCAGACACCAGACGTGTTTCCCAGGGCTCTGTGGGTGGTGGCGATGCCAGGGCCATTCCCATTCCCCAAGGGCTCTTTTCCTATCCCCTCTGTTCTTTGAGGGGCCCAGTCCCCTCCCCCACTCTCTGAGGGCTTCATTCCCATCCCATGTTCTCCAAGGGGTCTATTTCCATGCCCTGTTCTCCAAAGCATCCATTCCTATCTTGCATTCTCCATGGGGTCCATTCCCATCCCTtgttcccccccaccccgttctCTCCAT
Coding sequences within it:
- the ARPC5L gene encoding actin-related protein 2/3 complex subunit 5-like protein; protein product: MARSTLSSRFRRFDVDQYDENRFVEDDPEEAAAAEPEGGPGVEALPRTGNALRALRAAIGGRHGKEQAQGTMLRVLTAFKSSEIEEAVNSLDRNDVDLLMKYIYKGFEKPTENSSAILLQWHEKALAAGGLGSIVRVLTARRTV